One Desulfatitalea tepidiphila genomic region harbors:
- a CDS encoding GNAT family N-acetyltransferase, translating to MDIDIRYGCSDVDWQRVSQTLERVGMAHHAPEAHREAFEASHTAVFAYRDGQLIGFGRAISDGVYQGAVYDVAVVPEFQGKGIGTLLLKAILGRLEGCNVILYASPGKEGFYRQFGFDKMKTGMARFTNPERMKARGFTE from the coding sequence ATGGACATCGATATTCGTTACGGCTGTTCGGACGTGGACTGGCAGCGGGTTTCCCAAACCCTGGAGCGGGTCGGCATGGCGCACCACGCTCCGGAGGCGCACAGGGAGGCCTTCGAGGCCAGCCATACCGCCGTGTTCGCCTATCGTGACGGCCAATTGATCGGGTTCGGGCGGGCGATCTCGGATGGGGTCTACCAGGGGGCGGTCTATGATGTGGCGGTCGTTCCCGAATTTCAGGGGAAGGGAATCGGGACGCTCCTGCTGAAGGCGATTCTCGGGCGACTCGAGGGGTGCAATGTGATATTGTATGCGTCGCCGGGGAAGGAAGGGTTTTACCGACAGTTCGGATTCGATAAGATGAAGACCGGGATGGCGCGCTTCACGAATCCCGAGCGAATGAAAGCCAGAGGGTTTACGGAATAG
- a CDS encoding CGGC domain-containing protein, which yields MDRKTKVGIIICDRYRRCAGGKCLRSMRAREGAFSIYGDTELELVGFTTCDGCPGGNIEYAGDEMTKNGAEVIHLATGLVVGYPPCPYIDVFKTFLEKRYGIRVVVGTHPIPQKYLDMHTALGTWEEDRWQPLIAPTMADPQTRLAYD from the coding sequence ATGGATCGGAAGACGAAGGTCGGTATTATTATCTGCGATCGCTATCGGCGTTGCGCGGGCGGTAAGTGCCTGCGGTCCATGCGGGCCAGGGAGGGGGCCTTCAGCATATATGGCGACACGGAATTGGAGTTGGTCGGATTTACGACCTGTGATGGCTGCCCCGGCGGCAACATCGAGTACGCGGGCGACGAGATGACCAAAAACGGCGCCGAGGTGATTCACCTGGCCACGGGACTGGTGGTGGGGTATCCGCCTTGCCCCTACATCGATGTGTTCAAGACGTTTCTCGAAAAGCGCTACGGCATCCGGGTGGTGGTGGGCACGCATCCGATTCCCCAGAAGTATCTGGACATGCACACCGCCCTGGGCACATGGGAAGAGGACCGATGGCAGCCGCTGATTGCGCCGACCATGGCGGATCCTCAGACGCGCCTGGCTTACGATTAA
- a CDS encoding ATP-binding cassette domain-containing protein, which produces MALIAMRDVRWGFGEPALLDGISVNIEKGERVGLLGRNGVGKSSLLRLLNREVEPDSGEIIRQQGIRVAVLEQEVPAGCEGSVFEVVAQGLGSAGQALAAYHRLSDALQGADDRRLREERDRWQHLLDSEGGWPLQQQIESILSRTGLDSGATFADLSAGMKRRTLFARALALSPDLLLLDEPTNHLDIDSIVWMEAFLLRNVKTLLFITHDRAFLERIATRILELDRGRLISYACDYRTYLQRREAELDVEAEQARNFDKKLSQEEAWIRQGIKARRTRNEGRVRALQELRAAARRRRAQVGQAKMALQEAERSGKLVIRAEGVSYGYGERPIVRDFSSLIMRGDKIGIIGPNGAGKTTLIRLLLGTLPPDSGTVRHGTNLQTAYFDQLRGLLDEQKTVAQNISTDNDVIVFNGRRRHVIGYLQDFLFSPDRCRTPVHVLSGGERNRLMLAKLFTQPANLLVLDEPTNDLDAETLELLEELLLSFEGTLLLVSHDRAFLNHVVTSTLVFEGDGQVTEYAGGYDDWLSQRPQAAAPKVEASKPAPARKSAPPGRPKRLTFAQELELKALPAAIEALESEQGALQAAMADPSFYKQPRQEIVERQNRLKAVEDQIAAAYRRWQELDDFSTG; this is translated from the coding sequence ATGGCATTGATCGCGATGCGCGATGTGCGTTGGGGGTTCGGCGAGCCGGCCCTGCTGGACGGCATCAGCGTCAACATTGAAAAGGGCGAGCGGGTCGGGCTTCTGGGGCGCAACGGCGTGGGAAAGTCGAGCCTGTTGCGCTTGCTGAACCGTGAGGTCGAACCGGACAGCGGGGAGATCATCCGGCAGCAGGGCATTCGGGTTGCGGTCCTGGAGCAGGAGGTGCCGGCCGGCTGCGAAGGGAGCGTCTTCGAGGTGGTGGCGCAGGGGCTGGGCTCCGCCGGCCAGGCCCTGGCGGCCTATCATCGCCTGTCTGACGCCCTGCAAGGCGCCGATGACAGGCGCTTGCGCGAAGAGCGCGACCGATGGCAGCATCTGCTCGACAGCGAAGGCGGCTGGCCGCTGCAGCAGCAGATCGAGAGTATCCTGTCGCGGACCGGACTGGACTCCGGGGCAACCTTCGCCGACCTGTCTGCGGGCATGAAGCGGCGGACTCTGTTCGCCCGCGCCCTGGCCCTTTCTCCGGACCTGCTGCTGCTGGACGAACCGACCAATCACCTGGATATCGACAGCATCGTCTGGATGGAGGCGTTTCTCCTCCGAAACGTCAAGACCCTGCTGTTCATCACCCATGACCGCGCCTTTCTGGAACGCATCGCCACGCGCATCCTGGAGCTGGATCGCGGCCGGCTGATCTCCTATGCCTGCGACTACAGGACCTATCTGCAGCGCCGCGAGGCGGAGCTGGATGTCGAAGCGGAGCAGGCCCGCAACTTCGACAAGAAGTTGTCCCAGGAAGAGGCCTGGATCCGGCAGGGCATCAAGGCCCGGCGGACCCGCAACGAAGGACGGGTGCGCGCCCTGCAGGAGCTGCGCGCGGCCGCGCGCCGGCGCCGCGCCCAGGTCGGCCAGGCGAAAATGGCCCTGCAGGAGGCCGAGCGCAGCGGCAAGCTCGTGATCCGTGCCGAGGGGGTATCCTACGGTTACGGGGAGCGGCCCATCGTGCGTGACTTTTCCAGCCTCATCATGCGCGGCGACAAAATCGGCATCATCGGGCCCAACGGCGCGGGCAAAACCACCCTGATCCGGCTCTTGCTCGGCACGCTCCCGCCCGACAGCGGCACGGTGCGCCATGGCACGAATCTGCAAACGGCCTATTTCGATCAGCTCCGGGGCCTGCTCGACGAGCAGAAGACCGTTGCGCAAAACATCTCCACGGACAATGATGTCATCGTGTTCAACGGCCGCAGGCGGCATGTGATCGGCTATCTGCAGGATTTTCTCTTTTCGCCCGACCGCTGCCGCACACCGGTTCACGTGCTTTCGGGAGGCGAACGCAACCGTTTGATGCTGGCCAAACTCTTCACCCAACCGGCCAACCTGCTCGTGCTGGATGAGCCGACCAACGATCTGGATGCCGAGACGCTGGAATTGCTCGAAGAGCTGTTGCTCTCCTTCGAAGGCACCTTGCTGCTGGTCAGCCACGACAGGGCCTTTCTCAACCATGTCGTCACCAGCACCCTGGTGTTCGAAGGCGACGGGCAGGTGACCGAATATGCCGGCGGATACGACGACTGGCTCTCCCAGCGACCCCAAGCGGCCGCGCCGAAGGTGGAGGCCTCCAAGCCGGCGCCGGCCCGCAAGTCCGCGCCCCCGGGCCGGCCCAAGCGGCTGACCTTCGCCCAGGAACTCGAACTCAAGGCCCTGCCGGCCGCCATCGAAGCCCTGGAGTCGGAACAGGGCGCGCTCCAGGCGGCCATGGCCGATCCATCCTTCTACAAACAGCCCCGGCAGGAGATCGTGGAACGGCAAAACCGCCTGAAAGCGGTCGAGGATCAAATCGCTGCCGCCTACCGACGCTGGCAGGAACTCGACGATTTTTCAACGGGATGA
- a CDS encoding EcsC family protein, giving the protein MTLSSADIEALKTAKAYLEHPGLAAKISMVVGAPIEKSIAMLPERWRLLVNEAARKSIEKALDVALWTLGPGKPGPPSNWWHKLAVGTTGAAGGALGWTALAVELPVSTTIMLRSIADIARSEGEDLSTADARLQCLQVLALGGRSSSDDAADAGYFAARTAMAKAVSDAAAHLARRGLSDKGAPAIVRLITQIASRFSIVVSEKAAAQMVPVVGAFGGALINTMFIDHFQEMGRGHFIVRRLERLHDPEEVRHVYEAAL; this is encoded by the coding sequence ATGACACTCTCTTCAGCGGACATCGAGGCGTTGAAAACCGCCAAGGCGTATCTGGAGCATCCGGGATTGGCGGCGAAGATCAGCATGGTGGTCGGCGCGCCGATTGAAAAGAGTATTGCCATGCTGCCTGAAAGGTGGCGCCTGCTGGTCAATGAAGCGGCCCGGAAATCGATCGAGAAAGCGCTCGACGTCGCCTTGTGGACGTTGGGGCCTGGAAAACCGGGCCCCCCATCGAACTGGTGGCACAAATTGGCGGTCGGGACGACCGGGGCCGCGGGCGGCGCCTTGGGGTGGACCGCGCTGGCCGTCGAGCTGCCCGTGTCGACGACGATCATGCTGCGATCGATCGCCGATATCGCCCGCAGCGAAGGCGAAGATCTGAGCACGGCGGACGCAAGACTTCAGTGCCTGCAGGTGTTGGCCCTGGGCGGCCGGTCCAGCAGCGACGATGCGGCCGATGCCGGATATTTCGCCGCCAGGACCGCCATGGCCAAGGCGGTGTCGGATGCCGCGGCCCATCTGGCCAGGCGGGGCCTCTCCGACAAGGGGGCGCCGGCGATCGTTCGCCTGATCACCCAGATCGCCTCGCGTTTTTCCATTGTCGTGTCGGAAAAGGCGGCCGCGCAAATGGTGCCTGTGGTCGGTGCCTTCGGCGGCGCACTGATCAACACGATGTTCATCGATCACTTCCAGGAGATGGGCAGGGGTCATTTCATCGTTCGAAGGCTGGAGCGCCTCCATGATCCGGAAGAGGTGCGGCACGTCTATGAGGCGGCGTTGTGA
- a CDS encoding pentapeptide repeat-containing protein yields MTRNEIAEAIARDDTIENQDLTGIDLTGLDLSGARFEQCDLSGADFRGAAIHRTGFRDCVLHGAEMSGADLTQVLWMHMDLNGVKLAGAKLEKAVLTGASLVDADLTGADLTRAVLDGAVLDRARLAKALLFRTVLVQTSLQAADLTGADLTRAIFLKADLTGARLKQIRAHKTFLRECALAGQDFSGCEFSCVQVGGADLTGANFAGADIDRSNFMEAVLTDADFSAVKAFGAVFMAADLRRARFSRAQLANACFESARLDGADFTAARLDQALMARCSCVGARFANADCNCADFSHADLTATDFSHAGLFRANMHRAKEEHTVWDGATRSLALETDPDLAEAEDWGGRK; encoded by the coding sequence ATGACCCGAAATGAGATCGCCGAGGCCATTGCCCGGGACGACACCATCGAAAACCAGGACCTCACCGGAATCGATCTGACCGGCCTCGATCTTTCCGGAGCGCGCTTTGAACAATGCGACCTGAGCGGCGCCGATTTCCGCGGTGCCGCTATCCACCGCACCGGATTCCGCGATTGCGTGCTGCACGGCGCGGAGATGAGCGGCGCGGACCTCACCCAGGTGCTTTGGATGCACATGGACCTGAACGGCGTCAAACTCGCCGGCGCCAAGCTGGAAAAGGCCGTGCTCACCGGCGCCAGCCTCGTCGATGCCGATTTGACCGGCGCAGACCTCACCCGCGCCGTTCTGGACGGCGCCGTGCTGGACCGGGCCCGGCTGGCAAAGGCCCTCCTGTTCAGGACCGTGCTGGTCCAGACCTCGCTCCAGGCGGCCGACCTGACCGGCGCGGATCTGACCCGGGCCATTTTTTTAAAGGCCGACCTCACCGGCGCCCGCCTCAAGCAGATCAGGGCCCACAAGACCTTCCTGCGGGAGTGCGCCCTGGCCGGCCAGGACTTTTCGGGCTGCGAGTTCTCCTGCGTGCAGGTCGGCGGCGCGGACCTGACCGGCGCGAACTTTGCGGGCGCCGACATCGACCGCTCCAATTTCATGGAGGCGGTTCTCACCGACGCCGATTTCAGCGCGGTCAAGGCCTTTGGCGCGGTCTTCATGGCCGCCGACCTGCGCCGCGCCCGCTTTTCCAGGGCACAACTCGCCAATGCCTGCTTCGAGTCCGCCCGGCTGGACGGCGCGGACTTCACGGCCGCCCGGCTCGATCAGGCCCTGATGGCCCGATGCAGTTGTGTGGGCGCCAGATTCGCCAACGCGGATTGCAATTGCGCCGATTTTTCCCATGCCGACCTGACCGCCACCGACTTTTCCCATGCGGGCCTGTTTCGGGCCAACATGCACCGGGCAAAAGAGGAGCACACCGTCTGGGACGGCGCCACGCGCAGCCTGGCGTTGGAAACCGATCCCGATCTGGCCGAGGCCGAAGATTGGGGAGGAAGAAAATGA
- a CDS encoding AMP-binding protein gives MNTTLIDLFETSILENRTRPAFSDYMKGDSAAVTYGQVALRTLAIHELFAACGIQRGSKVAVLGKNSANWATAYLATLLYGAVVVPILPEFKPEEIFTIIEHSDAHMLFCADDLFQKCVASGKKISIPVISLKDFRPLSGLERGSAKAGRIHTIEDDGTSLTPGMFGQKTGVRDHSESLASIVYTSGTTGFSKGVMLPMRSLMANVVFAQENMPLKPGDTILSFLPTAHAFGCAFEFLFPFANGCHITFLDRMPSPTILLKAFSDIRPRLILSVPLIFEKIYSSRVKPLLNGKAAPLFKLPLVKNLLNAMLRKKLHELFGGNFIQIIIGGAALNPEVENFLHDIGFRYTVGYGMTECGPLISYAGWDSFKKYSVGRSIDTLEIRIDSDEPSNIAGEIMVKGANVMLGYYKNEKETRSILTEEGWLRTGDLGVFNDHGNIFIRGRKKTMLLGSSGQNIYPEEIEARLNTMPFVEESLVVQRGNRLTALVFPSIEQMKEKNLDDEALAPIMEKNRKALNAMVSSYSTVSKIEIVKEEFEKTPSKKIKRFLYS, from the coding sequence ATGAACACTACCTTGATCGACCTGTTTGAAACCAGCATTCTCGAGAACCGCACCCGGCCGGCCTTTTCCGATTACATGAAGGGCGACAGTGCCGCGGTCACCTATGGGCAGGTAGCCCTCAGGACACTGGCGATACATGAGCTGTTTGCGGCCTGCGGCATCCAGAGGGGCAGCAAAGTCGCGGTGCTGGGAAAAAATTCCGCCAACTGGGCCACGGCCTACCTGGCAACGCTCCTCTACGGGGCCGTTGTGGTTCCGATTCTACCCGAATTCAAGCCCGAGGAGATCTTCACCATCATCGAGCATTCGGACGCGCACATGCTGTTCTGCGCCGATGACCTCTTCCAAAAATGTGTCGCGTCTGGAAAAAAAATTTCCATCCCTGTCATTTCTTTAAAAGATTTCAGGCCGCTATCCGGCCTGGAACGAGGATCAGCAAAGGCAGGCCGCATCCATACCATCGAGGATGATGGCACCTCCTTGACCCCCGGCATGTTCGGACAAAAGACGGGAGTCAGGGATCACTCGGAATCCCTCGCATCCATCGTCTATACATCCGGCACCACGGGCTTCTCGAAGGGCGTCATGCTGCCCATGAGAAGTCTCATGGCCAATGTCGTTTTCGCCCAGGAAAATATGCCGTTGAAACCCGGCGACACGATACTTTCGTTTCTGCCCACGGCCCATGCCTTTGGATGCGCATTTGAATTCCTGTTTCCATTTGCCAACGGTTGCCACATCACCTTTCTGGACCGCATGCCCTCCCCGACGATTCTTTTGAAGGCATTTTCGGACATACGGCCCAGGCTGATCTTATCCGTTCCGTTGATCTTCGAAAAAATTTATAGCAGCAGAGTCAAACCGCTGTTGAACGGAAAAGCCGCCCCCCTGTTCAAACTCCCCCTGGTTAAAAACCTGCTCAACGCCATGCTTCGCAAAAAACTGCATGAGTTGTTTGGCGGAAATTTCATTCAGATCATCATCGGTGGCGCGGCCCTGAACCCGGAGGTGGAAAACTTCCTCCACGACATCGGATTCCGCTATACCGTAGGATACGGGATGACCGAGTGCGGACCGTTGATCAGTTATGCGGGCTGGGATTCGTTTAAAAAGTACTCTGTCGGGCGAAGTATCGATACTCTCGAAATCCGCATCGATTCGGATGAACCGTCGAACATTGCGGGTGAAATCATGGTCAAGGGCGCCAACGTGATGCTCGGGTATTACAAAAACGAGAAAGAGACCCGGTCCATTCTGACTGAAGAGGGGTGGCTGCGCACCGGCGATCTGGGCGTCTTCAACGATCATGGGAACATCTTCATTCGCGGACGCAAAAAAACCATGCTGCTCGGCTCCTCCGGACAGAACATCTATCCCGAAGAGATCGAGGCCAGACTGAACACCATGCCCTTTGTGGAAGAGTCCCTGGTGGTTCAAAGAGGCAACCGCCTCACGGCCCTCGTATTTCCCTCTATCGAACAAATGAAAGAGAAGAATTTAGATGACGAGGCATTGGCCCCGATAATGGAAAAGAACCGCAAGGCGTTGAATGCGATGGTGTCCTCGTATTCCACGGTATCCAAAATTGAAATCGTGAAAGAGGAGTTCGAAAAGACGCCCTCGAAAAAAATAAAGCGTTTCCTCTATTCATGA
- a CDS encoding DUF4150 domain-containing protein codes for MFQLTMMGGTMMGVPDVCLTPTPAGPVPVPYPNVSTGATTLPTTTALTVLTDGMPSLNQMSDVYVSNGDNAGVNLGVASGTVMGPTEFIMGSLTVLKEGMPAQRMTSMTGHNGLSMNCPGVCLAPSQVTVLVMG; via the coding sequence ATGTTTCAATTGACCATGATGGGCGGAACGATGATGGGGGTTCCCGATGTGTGCCTCACGCCGACCCCGGCCGGGCCGGTGCCCGTACCCTATCCCAATGTCTCCACCGGCGCGACCACCCTGCCCACCACCACGGCGCTCACCGTGCTGACCGACGGCATGCCCTCCCTCAACCAGATGTCCGATGTCTATGTCAGCAACGGCGACAATGCGGGCGTGAACCTGGGCGTGGCATCGGGCACGGTCATGGGGCCCACCGAATTCATCATGGGCAGCCTGACCGTGCTCAAGGAAGGCATGCCGGCCCAGCGCATGACCAGCATGACCGGCCATAACGGCCTCTCCATGAACTGCCCGGGCGTCTGCCTGGCGCCCAGCCAGGTCACGGTGCTGGTCATGGGCTGA
- a CDS encoding DUF3540 domain-containing protein: protein MHQAAPKIAAPQLTLAYATVESRDGDKLVLCTAAGRTRARAAASCLLVPAPGDQVLLSEDNFGRTYVLAVLERPGESVENRLAFTGPTRLEVAGGDLTLTADTGIGLTSPAHVDMAAAELRVHAARAEIGLDETRLAGRSLSASIETIRTVARRMDSFVAHWVQRMSSCFRYIREHDETQAASARQLVEGTLTVQTGNSVHTAEGHVKIDAEQIHLG, encoded by the coding sequence ATGCATCAGGCCGCTCCAAAAATCGCAGCACCCCAATTGACCCTGGCATACGCCACCGTTGAATCCCGCGACGGCGATAAGCTCGTCTTATGCACCGCCGCCGGACGCACCCGCGCCAGGGCGGCCGCCAGCTGCCTGCTGGTCCCGGCACCGGGGGACCAGGTGCTGCTGTCCGAAGACAATTTCGGCCGGACCTATGTGCTGGCCGTGCTCGAACGCCCCGGGGAATCGGTGGAAAACCGCCTGGCCTTCACCGGACCGACCCGGTTGGAAGTCGCCGGCGGCGACTTGACCCTGACCGCCGACACCGGCATCGGCCTGACCTCGCCGGCCCATGTGGACATGGCCGCCGCCGAACTTCGGGTTCACGCGGCCCGCGCCGAAATCGGCCTGGACGAGACCCGCCTGGCCGGGCGGTCGCTCAGCGCCAGCATCGAAACCATCCGCACCGTGGCCCGACGCATGGACAGCTTCGTGGCCCACTGGGTGCAGCGCATGTCCTCGTGCTTCCGATATATACGCGAGCACGACGAAACCCAGGCCGCCTCGGCGCGGCAACTGGTCGAAGGCACGCTCACGGTGCAGACCGGCAACAGCGTCCACACGGCCGAAGGACACGTGAAGATCGACGCCGAACAGATCCATCTGGGCTAA
- a CDS encoding NINE protein, with product MNASNDTHRKTIGYILWIFGFTGSHRFYYGRPVTGTIWFFTLGLLFIGWIIDLFLIPSMDRQADLRFRGGPVDYNIAWILLTFLGLFGVHRFYMGKWFTGILYLVSGGIFGIGYLYDLWTLNDQISIINGSS from the coding sequence ATGAACGCTTCAAACGACACCCATCGCAAAACCATCGGGTACATCCTCTGGATCTTCGGATTCACCGGTTCGCACCGGTTTTACTACGGCCGGCCGGTGACCGGGACCATCTGGTTCTTCACGCTGGGGCTGCTGTTCATCGGTTGGATCATCGATCTGTTCCTGATTCCTTCCATGGACCGCCAAGCCGATCTGAGGTTTCGCGGCGGTCCCGTGGATTACAACATCGCCTGGATTCTGCTGACCTTTCTGGGGTTGTTCGGCGTCCATCGATTTTATATGGGCAAATGGTTCACCGGTATTCTCTATCTGGTCTCGGGCGGCATTTTCGGCATCGGTTACCTGTACGACCTGTGGACCCTGAACGATCAGATTTCGATCATCAACGGCAGTTCATGA